A stretch of the Anaerolineales bacterium genome encodes the following:
- a CDS encoding indole-3-glycerol-phosphate synthase, which produces MLSQILDHKRSEIARLDLREWKGRAADSAAPRGFLPFKTTRAARPLGAPMLVAEIKRASPSRGELNPGLDPLHQARLYAENGAAAVSILTDEKFFRGAVGDLAAVRGQALRIEDGRPLPLLRKDFLIAPVQVYQSRALGADAVLLIAAALEDGALEHLHALALELGLAPLVEIHAGRELDRALRIPELRWLGVNNRDLATFKVRTQTCLELGPEIPPAVGSVAESGIFTAADSRAAGNAGYDAILVGQALVTAKDPAAKVRELARAPLSSLHSAMPNGGRPKGES; this is translated from the coding sequence ATGCTCTCACAAATCCTCGACCACAAACGTTCCGAAATCGCACGGCTCGACCTCCGCGAATGGAAGGGACGGGCGGCGGATTCTGCCGCGCCGCGCGGATTCCTGCCGTTCAAGACTACCCGCGCGGCGCGGCCGCTGGGCGCGCCGATGCTCGTGGCCGAGATCAAACGCGCCTCGCCCTCGCGCGGGGAACTCAATCCCGGCCTCGATCCGCTGCACCAGGCGCGGCTCTACGCCGAGAACGGCGCGGCGGCGGTCTCGATCCTGACCGACGAAAAGTTCTTCCGCGGCGCCGTCGGCGATCTTGCGGCCGTGCGGGGCCAAGCCCTGCGGATCGAAGACGGACGGCCGCTGCCCCTCCTGCGCAAGGATTTCCTGATCGCGCCGGTCCAGGTGTACCAGAGCCGGGCGCTGGGGGCGGACGCAGTCCTGCTGATCGCCGCCGCGCTCGAGGACGGCGCGCTCGAGCACCTGCACGCGCTGGCGCTCGAACTCGGGCTCGCGCCCCTGGTCGAAATCCACGCCGGCAGGGAGCTCGACCGCGCGCTGCGCATCCCCGAACTGCGCTGGCTGGGCGTGAACAACCGCGACCTGGCCACCTTTAAAGTCCGCACGCAAACCTGCCTCGAACTTGGGCCGGAGATCCCGCCCGCGGTCGGATCGGTCGCCGAATCGGGGATCTTCACCGCCGCGGATTCGCGCGCGGCGGGGAACGCCGGATACGACGCGATCCTGGTCGGCCAAGCCCTGGTGACGGCGAAGGATCCGGCGGCGAAGGTGCGCGAACTGGCCAGGGCCCCCCTCAGCTCCCTTCATTCGGCGATGCCGAACGGGGGAAGACCGAAAGGGGAATCATGA